The following coding sequences are from one Gossypium hirsutum isolate 1008001.06 chromosome A12, Gossypium_hirsutum_v2.1, whole genome shotgun sequence window:
- the LOC107962169 gene encoding CBL-interacting serine/threonine-protein kinase 9 isoform X2, whose amino-acid sequence MRRHKVLKDKGYDGTSSDIWSCGVILFVLMAGYLPFDEPSLIGLYKKIWEASFSCPSWFSSGARNLIKRILDQTLLAYNYS is encoded by the exons ATGCGCAGACACAAG gtgcTCAAAGATAAAGGTTATGATGGTACATCATCTGATATTTGGTCTTGCGGAGTTATTCTCTTTGTTCTCATGGCTGGTTATTTGCCTTTTGATGAGCCAAGCCTTATAGGCTTGTATAAGAAA ATCTGGGAGGCTTCTTTCAGCTGTCCATCATGGTTTTCATCTGGTGCTAGGAATTTGATTAAGCGTATTCTTGATCAAACCCTCTTAG CGTATAACTATTCTTGA
- the LOC107962169 gene encoding CBL-interacting serine/threonine-protein kinase 9 isoform X1 has product MRRHKDGLLHTACGTPNYVASEVLKDKGYDGTSSDIWSCGVILFVLMAGYLPFDEPSLIGLYKKIWEASFSCPSWFSSGARNLIKRILDQTLLAYNYS; this is encoded by the exons ATGCGCAGACACAAG GATGGGTTGCTTCACACTGCTTGCGGGACTCCAAATTATGTTGCTTCGGAG gtgcTCAAAGATAAAGGTTATGATGGTACATCATCTGATATTTGGTCTTGCGGAGTTATTCTCTTTGTTCTCATGGCTGGTTATTTGCCTTTTGATGAGCCAAGCCTTATAGGCTTGTATAAGAAA ATCTGGGAGGCTTCTTTCAGCTGTCCATCATGGTTTTCATCTGGTGCTAGGAATTTGATTAAGCGTATTCTTGATCAAACCCTCTTAG CGTATAACTATTCTTGA
- the LOC107962169 gene encoding CBL-interacting serine/threonine-protein kinase 9 isoform X3, producing the protein MLPLQVLKDKGYDGTSSDIWSCGVILFVLMAGYLPFDEPSLIGLYKKIWEASFSCPSWFSSGARNLIKRILDQTLLAYNYS; encoded by the exons ATGCTTCCTTTACAG gtgcTCAAAGATAAAGGTTATGATGGTACATCATCTGATATTTGGTCTTGCGGAGTTATTCTCTTTGTTCTCATGGCTGGTTATTTGCCTTTTGATGAGCCAAGCCTTATAGGCTTGTATAAGAAA ATCTGGGAGGCTTCTTTCAGCTGTCCATCATGGTTTTCATCTGGTGCTAGGAATTTGATTAAGCGTATTCTTGATCAAACCCTCTTAG CGTATAACTATTCTTGA